The Aedes aegypti strain LVP_AGWG chromosome 3, AaegL5.0 Primary Assembly, whole genome shotgun sequence genome contains a region encoding:
- the LOC5565437 gene encoding protein pangolin, isoforms A/H/I/S, translated as MPNTNENTHSGSSGDDLGSTDEVKVFKDEGDREDEKASSENLLEEKFNLIDLTESAENLVKNSSRQDLSPPYAGGASGGSSAGKLNSPDHSPGFNMGYLPPYQYSSGTASAIQGSMSKIGLSQFFCNDDPLSNPPPAHCGIIPYQLDSKAIGLSARQSLYSFSTSQYPYPILSSNMLPVPPSWHTPSMYSTAPSFRNTYPSSLQIYTTLASDLYSRYQSSSLLNSVHSHNVLNQVKQEISPSQEISHNYSIRQTNHHGSPSKSSNDMPQELTNRYARQSISGSSSGPGSTSSSTGASKKKCSSSDRQQPQNTKPHIKKPLNAFMLYMKEMRAKVVAECTLKESAAINQILGRKWHSLTREEQSVYYDKARQERQLHMEMYPGWTARDNYGYGAKKKRKAKKKDQLGTEAASRRKKICIRNEESDNYDGTRMSDDYMSNYGTVV; from the coding sequence ATGCCAAACACAAACGAAAATACACATTCCGGCTCCTCCGGCGATGATCTCGGCAGCACCGATGAGGTGAAAGTATTCAAAGACGAAGGCGACCGTGAAGATGAGAAAGCTTCGTCGGAAAATCTACTCGAGGAGAAGTTTAACCTGATCGATTTGACGGAAAGTGCGGAAAATCTGGTGAAGAATTCTTCGCGACAAGATCTAAGCCCGCCGTACGCCGGTGGTGCCAGCGGTGGAAGCAGTGCTGGAAAGCTCAACTCACCTGATCATTCACCTGGCTTCAACATGGGCTATCTACCGCCTTATCAATATTCCAGCGGAACGGCCAGTGCAATACAGGGCTCCATGAGTAAAATAGGTCTATCGCAGTTCTTCTGCAACGACGACCCACTCTCAAACCCACCGCCAGCACATTGTGGAATCATTCCCTACCAATTAGACTCAAAAGCGATCGGACTCTCCGCCCGGCAGTCGCTCTATTCCTTCTCCACTAGTCAGTACCCTTATCCTATACTATCCTCCAATATGTTACCCGTCCCACCCTCTTGGCACACTCCATCAATGTACTCCACGGCGCCAAGTTTCCGAAATACGTACCCATCATCTCTTCAAATCTACACCACCTTAGCTAGTGACCTGTACTCACGCTACCAGTCCTCCTCCCTCCTCAACTCCGTACACTCCCACAATGTGCTAAACCAAGTGAAACAGGAAATTTCTCCCTCCCAAGAAATCTCCCACAACTACAGCATACGGCAAACAAACCACCATGGGTCCCCATCCAAATCCAGCAACGACATGCCCCAAGAACTTACCAACCGCTACGCACGTCAATCGATCAGTGGCAGCTCATCCGGACCGGGATCCACCTCCTCCTCCACCGGCGCCTCAAAAAAGAAGTGCTCCTCCAGCGACCGACAGCAACCGCAAAACACCAAACCACATATCAAAAAGCCACTGAACGCGTTCATGCTCTACATGAAGGAGATGCGCGCCAAAGTGGTGGCCGAGTGCACCCTCAAGGAATCGGCCGCCATTAATCAGATCCTGGGCCGGAAGTGGCACTCGCTGACGCGGGAGGAACAGAGCGTCTACTACGACAAGGCCCGCCAGGAACGCCAGCTGCACATGGAAATGTACCCGGGCTGGACCGCACGGGACAATTACGGATACGGGGCGAAGAAAAAGCGGAAAGCGAAAAAGAAGGACCAACTGGGGACGGAAGCGGCGAGCAG